The following coding sequences are from one Streptomyces sp. V3I7 window:
- a CDS encoding CynX/NimT family MFS transporter, which produces MAAATGERVRHTPPARAWATRLVVVGIVLTALNLRPAITSLGALLEEVRDGLGMSGSVAGLLTSVPPLCFAVFGVMAPRLARRFGPAAVVCAGMAAITAGVLIRPYAGGTAAFLAASALALMGIAVSNVLMPVIVKRWFPDCVGSMTGLYSMALALGTSAAAAVTVPMTGALGGNWRSGLAVWAALAAVAVLPWLPLVRQKGTADEPVRDEGDQPRPAPLRITRSRTAWALAVFFGLQATAAYITMGWMPQIFRDAGVPASTAGLLLAVTMVMGVPLAFVIPRLATRLPHQGPIVLVLGACGLSGYAGLYFAPAAAPWAWALLLGVSNCAFPLALTMVGMRARTGGGVAQLSAFAQSTGYLISIPGPLLVGILYQHTGGWGVPIALMACLMLPQMAVGVLAGRDRTVEDEARA; this is translated from the coding sequence ATGGCAGCGGCCACGGGTGAACGCGTGAGGCACACCCCGCCCGCGCGCGCGTGGGCGACGCGCCTGGTCGTCGTCGGCATCGTGCTGACCGCGCTGAACCTGCGCCCCGCCATCACCAGCCTCGGCGCGCTCCTCGAAGAGGTCCGCGACGGGCTCGGCATGAGCGGCAGCGTGGCCGGACTCCTCACGTCCGTGCCCCCGTTGTGCTTCGCCGTCTTCGGCGTCATGGCGCCCCGCCTCGCGCGCCGCTTCGGCCCGGCCGCCGTGGTGTGCGCCGGCATGGCCGCCATCACCGCCGGCGTGCTCATACGCCCGTACGCCGGCGGCACCGCCGCCTTCCTGGCCGCCAGCGCGCTCGCACTCATGGGCATCGCCGTCAGCAACGTGCTGATGCCCGTCATCGTCAAGCGCTGGTTCCCCGACTGCGTCGGCTCCATGACCGGCCTGTACTCGATGGCTCTCGCCCTCGGCACCTCGGCCGCCGCCGCGGTGACCGTCCCCATGACCGGCGCGCTCGGCGGCAATTGGCGCTCGGGCCTCGCCGTATGGGCGGCCCTCGCCGCCGTGGCGGTCCTGCCCTGGCTGCCTCTCGTACGGCAGAAGGGCACCGCCGACGAGCCCGTGCGGGACGAGGGGGACCAGCCGCGGCCCGCTCCGCTGCGGATCACCCGGAGCCGTACCGCCTGGGCGCTCGCCGTCTTCTTCGGACTCCAGGCCACCGCCGCCTACATCACCATGGGCTGGATGCCGCAGATCTTCCGTGACGCGGGCGTCCCCGCGAGCACGGCGGGACTGCTCCTCGCCGTCACCATGGTCATGGGCGTACCGCTGGCCTTCGTCATTCCGCGCCTGGCCACCCGGCTGCCCCACCAGGGGCCGATCGTGCTGGTCCTGGGCGCCTGCGGCCTCTCCGGCTACGCGGGTCTGTACTTCGCCCCGGCGGCCGCCCCCTGGGCCTGGGCCCTGCTGCTCGGCGTCTCCAACTGCGCCTTCCCGCTCGCCCTCACCATGGTCGGCATGCGGGCCAGGACCGGCGGGGGCGTCGCCCAGCTCTCCGCCTTCGCGCAGAGCACCGGCTATCTGATCTCCATCCCCGGACCGCTCCTGGTCGGCATCCTCTACCAGCACACCGGCGGCTGGGGCGTCCCGATCGCCCTCATGGCCTGCCTCATGCTGCCCCAGATGGCGGTGGGCGTCCTGGCGGGCCGCGACCGCACCGTGGAGGACGAGGCGCGGGCCTGA
- a CDS encoding FadR/GntR family transcriptional regulator, with translation MPLSHPRRSALSEQVIAELRNQITSGEWPVGSRIPTEPELVEQLGVARNTVREAVRALAHNGLLDIRQGSGTYVVATSELAGVMHRRFADADPRHIAELRSTLESAAAKLAAERRTEKDLKQLDALLLRREQAWDSGDAEDFVTADATFHLAVVAASHNDVMTAMYADLGEVLREWLRADVGTRLTPETHMDHTRLVDAIRAGDAEAAATEAASYPFLCRPGRFSSPSRG, from the coding sequence ATGCCTTTGAGCCACCCCCGCCGTTCGGCACTGTCCGAGCAGGTCATCGCCGAGCTGCGGAACCAGATCACCTCGGGCGAGTGGCCGGTCGGATCACGCATCCCGACGGAGCCGGAGCTGGTCGAGCAGCTCGGCGTCGCCCGCAACACCGTGCGCGAGGCCGTCCGCGCGCTCGCGCACAACGGTCTGCTGGACATCCGCCAGGGTTCCGGCACCTACGTCGTGGCGACCAGCGAGCTGGCGGGCGTGATGCACCGCCGGTTCGCCGACGCCGACCCGCGCCACATCGCCGAGCTGCGCTCCACGCTGGAGTCGGCCGCTGCCAAGCTGGCCGCCGAGCGGCGCACCGAGAAGGACCTCAAGCAGCTCGACGCGCTCCTCCTGCGGCGCGAGCAGGCCTGGGACTCAGGGGACGCCGAGGACTTCGTGACCGCCGACGCGACCTTCCATCTCGCGGTGGTGGCCGCCTCGCACAACGACGTCATGACCGCGATGTACGCCGACCTCGGCGAGGTGCTGCGGGAGTGGCTGCGCGCCGACGTCGGCACGCGGCTGACCCCGGAGACGCACATGGACCACACGCGGCTCGTCGACGCGATCCGCGCGGGCGACGCCGAGGCGGCGGCCACCGAGGCCGCGAGCTACCCGTTCCTGTGCCGGCCGGGGCGGTTCAGCTCTCCTTCCCGTGGCTGA
- a CDS encoding SGM_5486 family transporter-associated protein, producing the protein MPVLEPNPQNGQKKLLIVLGAFFAIFVVIAVIATIAAP; encoded by the coding sequence ATGCCCGTGCTCGAACCGAACCCCCAGAACGGCCAGAAGAAGCTGCTGATCGTCCTCGGCGCGTTCTTCGCCATCTTCGTGGTCATCGCCGTCATCGCGACGATCGCCGCCCCCTGA
- the fabI gene encoding enoyl-ACP reductase FabI — translation MSGILEGKRILITGVLTEASIAFHTAKLAQEQGAEIILTAFPRPTLTERIAKKLPKPTKVIELDVTNEEHLARLADVVGEELGGLDGVVHSIGFAPQDALGGNFLNTPFESVATAMHVSAFSLKSLTMACLPLMQNGGSVVGLTFDAQYAWPQYDWMGPAKAALEATNRYMARDLGKQNIRCNLISAGPLGSMAAKSIPGFAELASVWDNRAPLEWDLKDPEPAGRGVVALLSDWFPKTTGEIVHVDGGLHAVGA, via the coding sequence ATGAGCGGAATTCTCGAGGGCAAGCGCATCCTGATCACCGGTGTGCTGACGGAGGCATCCATCGCCTTCCACACCGCCAAGCTGGCCCAGGAGCAGGGTGCCGAGATCATCCTCACCGCGTTCCCGCGGCCCACGCTGACCGAGCGCATCGCCAAGAAGCTGCCGAAGCCCACCAAGGTCATCGAGCTCGACGTCACCAACGAGGAGCACCTCGCGCGCCTGGCCGACGTCGTCGGCGAGGAGCTGGGCGGTCTCGACGGCGTCGTGCACTCCATCGGCTTCGCGCCGCAGGACGCGCTCGGCGGCAACTTCCTGAACACCCCGTTCGAGTCGGTCGCCACGGCCATGCACGTCTCGGCGTTCTCCCTGAAGTCGCTGACCATGGCCTGCCTGCCGCTGATGCAGAACGGCGGCTCGGTCGTCGGCCTCACCTTCGACGCGCAGTACGCCTGGCCCCAGTACGACTGGATGGGCCCGGCCAAGGCCGCCCTGGAGGCCACCAACCGTTACATGGCGCGCGACCTGGGCAAGCAGAACATCCGCTGCAACCTCATCTCGGCGGGCCCGCTCGGCTCCATGGCCGCCAAGTCCATCCCCGGCTTCGCGGAGCTCGCGTCCGTGTGGGACAACCGCGCGCCACTGGAGTGGGACCTCAAGGACCCGGAGCCGGCCGGCCGCGGCGTCGTCGCCCTGCTGAGCGACTGGTTCCCGAAGACCACCGGCGAGATCGTCCACGTGGACGGCGGCCTGCACGCCGTCGGCGCCTGA
- the fabG gene encoding 3-oxoacyl-[acyl-carrier-protein] reductase: MSRSVLVTGGNRGIGLAIARAFADAGDKVAITYRSGEPPAALTELGCLAVKCDITDPEQVEQAYKEIEAEHGPVEVLIANAGITKDQLLMRMSEEDFTSVVDTNLTGTFRVVKRANRGMLRAKKGRVVLISSVVGLLGSAGQANYAASKAALVGFARSLARELGSRNITFNVVAPGFVDTDMTQALTDEQRAGIVSQVPLGRYAQAEEVAATVRFLASDDASYITGAVIPVDGGLGMGH; encoded by the coding sequence TTGAGCCGCTCGGTTCTCGTCACCGGAGGCAACCGGGGCATCGGCCTCGCCATCGCCCGCGCGTTCGCCGACGCCGGCGACAAGGTCGCCATCACGTACCGCTCGGGTGAGCCGCCGGCCGCCCTGACGGAACTCGGCTGCCTGGCCGTCAAGTGCGACATCACCGACCCCGAGCAGGTGGAGCAGGCCTACAAGGAGATCGAGGCCGAGCACGGCCCGGTCGAGGTCCTGATCGCCAACGCCGGCATCACCAAGGACCAGCTGCTGATGCGCATGTCCGAGGAGGACTTCACCTCGGTCGTCGACACCAACCTCACCGGCACCTTCCGCGTCGTCAAGCGCGCCAACCGCGGCATGCTGCGCGCCAAGAAGGGCCGCGTCGTCCTGATCTCCTCGGTCGTCGGCCTGCTCGGCTCGGCGGGGCAGGCGAACTACGCCGCCTCCAAGGCCGCCCTGGTCGGCTTCGCGCGCTCGCTCGCGCGGGAGCTCGGCTCGCGCAACATCACCTTCAACGTCGTCGCGCCCGGTTTCGTCGACACCGACATGACCCAGGCGCTCACCGACGAGCAGCGCGCGGGCATCGTGTCGCAGGTGCCGCTCGGCCGTTACGCGCAGGCCGAGGAGGTCGCCGCGACGGTGCGGTTCCTCGCCTCGGACGACGCCTCGTACATCACTGGAGCCGTCATCCCCGTTGACGGCGGACTGGGAATGGGTCACTGA
- a CDS encoding histidine phosphatase family protein, producing MSVAEPRKIVLFRHAKADWPQVTDHERPLAERGRKDAPVAGRKLADLGIPFDLALCSTATRTRETWKLAVQEFPHRPKTVYEERIYDASPGELIAVLNEVPDDVRSVLLIGHNPGVHGLADVLTGAAEDDAHERMRRRGFPAAAYAVLTFTGSWKDVEPGVATLTEYWAPSE from the coding sequence ATGAGCGTCGCAGAACCCCGCAAGATCGTCCTCTTCCGGCATGCGAAAGCCGACTGGCCGCAGGTGACCGACCACGAGCGGCCGCTCGCTGAGCGGGGCCGCAAGGACGCCCCGGTCGCCGGACGCAAGCTGGCCGACCTCGGTATCCCCTTCGACCTGGCCTTGTGCTCGACCGCGACCCGGACCCGCGAGACCTGGAAGCTCGCCGTCCAGGAGTTCCCGCACCGGCCGAAAACCGTCTACGAGGAGCGGATCTACGACGCCTCGCCCGGCGAGCTGATCGCCGTGCTCAACGAGGTCCCCGACGACGTGCGGAGCGTGCTCCTCATCGGCCACAACCCGGGGGTGCACGGCCTGGCCGACGTGCTGACCGGCGCGGCCGAGGACGACGCCCACGAGCGGATGCGACGCCGCGGGTTCCCCGCCGCGGCCTACGCCGTGCTGACCTTCACCGGCTCGTGGAAGGACGTGGAGCCGGGCGTGGCCACGCTGACCGAGTACTGGGCACCGTCCGAGTGA